The following are encoded together in the Zingiber officinale cultivar Zhangliang chromosome 8A, Zo_v1.1, whole genome shotgun sequence genome:
- the LOC122009029 gene encoding patatin-like protein 3 — translation MAFIADDKLSCEIFSILESKFLFPLCSSAVASPWTPVGPRSAAAGRVRILSIDGGGNASDGFLAAAALTRMESTLRRRTGDASASVADFFDLAAGSGAGGVLVAMLFTRGHDGRPLFSAAEALQLLLAESRRRSGGGFGSKRKGIFRGLFGRSGGLLRKIFGDASLRDTLKPVLIPCHDLATGSPFVFSRADAVEADAYDFFIRDVCAATCEDAVELRSVDGRTRVSAVGGGVAVANPAAAAITHVLHNKQEFPFAVGVEDLMVVSIGASGGASATGKAQIVRVAVEGAADMVDQAVSMAFGEIRTSNYVRIQANGFISGNSTPRAANSSKLMEEIDEILSQRNVDSLLFRGKKISEKTKAEKLEWFAGELVKEENWRRKSSIPTVLVKQMMTPRTSSATTTTTVTTTSSTTSRSN, via the exons ATGGCGTTCATTGCCGACGACAAGTTGAGCTGCGAGATCTTCTCCATCCTGGAGAGCAAGTTCCTCTTCCCCCTCTGCTCCTCCGCCGTCGCTTCTCCATGGACTCCGGTGGGTCCGCGCAGCGCTGCGGCCGGAAGAGTCCGTATCCTGTCGATCGACGGGGGCGGGAACGCCTCCGATGGCTTCCTAGCAGCGGCCGCTCTCACCCGAATGGAATCCACCCTCCGCCGCCGCACCGGCGACGCCTCAGCCAGCGTCGCCGACTTCTTCGATCTCGCCGCGGGGTCCGGCGCCGGAGGTGTCCTCGTTGCGATGCTCTTCACGAGGGGCCACGATGGCCGCCCCCTCTTCTCCGCCGCCGAAGCTCTGCAGCTCCTCCTCGCCGAGAGCCGTCGCCGAAGCGGAGGGGGCTTCGGTTCCAAGAGGAAGGGCATCTTCCGGGGGTTATTCGGCCGATCGGGTGGTTTACTGCGGAAGATCTTTGGGGATGCGTCCCTGAGGGACACGCTGAAGCCGGTCCTGATCCCCTGTCACGACCTAGCCACAGGATCGCCCTTCGTCTTCTCGAGGGCAGACGCCGTGGAGGCGGACGCGTACGACTTCTTCATCAGGGATGTGTGCGCAGCCACCTGCGAGGACGCTGTCGAGCTGCGGTCGGTCGATGGACGCACACGGGTGTCGGCAGTGGGTGGAGGGGTGGCGGTGGCCAATCCCGCGGCGGCCGCCATTACTCACGTGCTTCACAACAAGCAGGAGTTTCCCTTCGCGGTCGGAGTCGAGGACCTCATGGTGGTGTCGATCGGGGCTTCCGGTGGCGCTTCCGCCACTGGCAAGGCGCAGATCGTTAGGGTCGCCGTCGAAGGTGCCGCTGATATG GTGGATCAAGCAGTGTCAATGGCATTTGGAGAGATCAGAACAAGCAACTACGTTCGAATCCAG GCAAATGGATTCATCTCCGGAAACAGCACGCCGAGAGCAGCCAATTCGAGTAAATTGATGGAAGAAATCGATGAGATTTTGTCGCAGAGGAACGTCGACTCGCTGCTATTCAGAGGGAAGAAGATCTCGGAGAAAACCAAGGCCGAGAAGCTGGAGTGGTTCGCCGGGGAGCTGGTGAAGGAAGAAAATTGGAGGCGGAAGAGCTCGAttcccacagtactggtgaagcaAATGATGACGCCGAGAACGTCGTCGGCGACGACGACCACGACAGTGACGACGACCTCGAGCACAACGTCTCGATCGAACTAA